A window from Pseudomonas kribbensis encodes these proteins:
- a CDS encoding pyridoxal phosphate-dependent aminotransferase translates to MQFSKSNKLANVCYDIRGPVLKHAKRLEEEGHRILKLNIGNPAPFGFEAPDEILQDVIRNLPTAQGYSDSKGLFSARKAVMQYYQQKQVEGVGIEDIYLGNGVSELIVMSLQALLNNGDEVLVPAPDYPLWTAAVSLAGGNAVHYLCDEGADWFPDLADMKAKITPNTKAMVIINPNNPTGAVYSKEVLLGMLELARQHNLVVFSDEIYDKILYDDAVHICTASLAPDLLCLTFNGLSKSYRVAGFRSGWIAISGPKHNAHSYIEGIDMLANMRLCANVPSQHAIQTALGGYQSINDLVLPQGRLLEQRNRTWELLNDIPGVSCVKPMGALYAFPKIDPKICPIHNDEKFVLDLLLSEKLLVVQGTAFNWPWPDHFRVVTLPRVDDLDMAIGRIGNFLKSYRQ, encoded by the coding sequence ATGCAGTTCAGCAAATCGAACAAGCTCGCCAACGTCTGCTACGACATTCGCGGCCCAGTGCTCAAGCACGCCAAACGCCTGGAAGAGGAAGGCCATCGCATCCTCAAGCTGAACATCGGCAACCCGGCGCCCTTTGGTTTCGAAGCGCCGGACGAAATTCTCCAGGATGTGATCCGCAATCTGCCGACCGCCCAGGGCTACAGCGACTCCAAAGGCCTGTTCAGCGCGCGTAAGGCCGTGATGCAGTACTACCAGCAGAAGCAGGTCGAAGGTGTCGGCATCGAAGACATCTACCTGGGCAACGGCGTGTCCGAGCTGATCGTGATGTCGTTGCAGGCCCTGCTCAACAACGGCGACGAAGTGCTGGTGCCGGCGCCTGACTATCCGCTGTGGACCGCAGCGGTGAGCCTGGCCGGCGGCAACGCCGTGCACTATCTGTGCGACGAAGGCGCCGACTGGTTCCCGGACCTGGCCGACATGAAGGCCAAGATCACCCCGAACACCAAGGCCATGGTGATCATCAACCCGAACAACCCGACCGGCGCGGTGTATTCGAAGGAAGTGTTGCTGGGCATGCTGGAACTGGCCCGCCAGCACAACCTGGTGGTGTTCTCCGACGAGATCTACGACAAGATTCTTTACGACGACGCCGTGCACATCTGCACCGCTTCTCTGGCGCCGGACCTGCTGTGCCTGACCTTCAACGGTCTGTCGAAGTCGTATCGCGTGGCGGGCTTCCGTTCCGGCTGGATCGCCATTTCCGGGCCGAAGCACAACGCCCACAGCTACATCGAAGGCATCGACATGCTGGCCAACATGCGCCTGTGTGCCAACGTGCCGAGCCAGCACGCGATCCAGACCGCCCTCGGCGGCTATCAGAGCATCAACGACCTGGTGCTGCCGCAAGGTCGCCTGCTGGAACAGCGCAACCGTACCTGGGAATTGCTCAACGACATTCCTGGCGTAAGCTGCGTGAAGCCGATGGGCGCGCTGTATGCGTTCCCGAAGATCGACCCGAAAATCTGCCCGATCCACAACGACGAGAAATTCGTCCTCGACCTGCTGCTGTCCGAAAAGCTGCTGGTGGTTCAGGGCACGGCGTTCAACTGGCCGTGGCCGGATCACTTCCGCGTCGTGACCCTGCCCCGGGTCGATGACCTGGACATGGCCATCGGGCGCATCGGCAACTTCCTCAAGTCCTACCGCCAGTAA
- the htpX gene encoding protease HtpX: protein MMRILLFLATNLAVVLIASITLSLFGFNGFMAANGVDLNLSQLLVFCAVFGFAGSLFSLFISKWMAKMSTSTQIITQPRTRHEQWLMQTVEQLSREAGIKMPEVGIFPAYEANAFATGWNKNDALVAVSQGLLERFKEDEVRAVLAHEIGHVANGDMVTLALIQGVVNTFVMFFARIIGNFVDKVIFKNEEGQGTAYYIATIFAELVLGILASAIVMWFSRKREFRADDAGARLAGTGAMINALQRLRAEQGLPVHMPDTLNAFGINGGIKQGLARMFMSHPPLEERIDALRRRG from the coding sequence ATGATGCGCATCCTGCTGTTTTTGGCCACTAACCTGGCGGTCGTGCTGATAGCCAGCATCACCCTGAGCCTGTTCGGCTTCAACGGGTTCATGGCGGCCAACGGGGTTGACCTCAACCTCAGTCAGCTGCTGGTCTTCTGTGCAGTCTTTGGTTTCGCCGGTTCGCTGTTCTCGCTGTTCATCTCCAAGTGGATGGCGAAGATGAGCACGAGCACCCAGATCATCACCCAGCCGCGCACCCGTCACGAGCAATGGCTGATGCAGACCGTCGAGCAACTGTCCCGCGAAGCCGGGATCAAGATGCCCGAAGTCGGGATTTTCCCGGCCTACGAAGCGAACGCGTTCGCCACCGGCTGGAACAAGAACGACGCACTGGTCGCGGTGAGCCAGGGCTTGCTCGAGCGCTTCAAGGAAGACGAAGTGAGGGCCGTGCTGGCCCACGAGATCGGCCACGTGGCCAACGGTGACATGGTCACCCTGGCGCTGATCCAGGGCGTGGTGAACACCTTCGTGATGTTCTTCGCGCGGATCATCGGCAACTTCGTCGACAAGGTGATCTTCAAGAATGAAGAAGGCCAGGGTACGGCCTACTACATCGCAACCATTTTCGCCGAACTGGTGCTGGGCATTCTGGCCAGCGCGATCGTGATGTGGTTCTCGCGCAAACGCGAGTTCCGAGCCGACGATGCCGGTGCACGTCTGGCCGGTACGGGCGCGATGATCAACGCACTGCAACGCCTGCGTGCCGAACAGGGTCTGCCGGTGCACATGCCTGATACCCTGAACGCCTTTGGCATCAACGGTGGCATCAAACAGGGTCTGGCCCGTATGTTCATGAGCCACCCGCCGCTGGAAGAGCGTATCGACGCCCTGCGTCGTCGCGGCTGA
- a CDS encoding thiopurine S-methyltransferase — protein MQPEFWHKKWESNQIGFHQPEVNPYLQRHWSNLAIPAQSRVLVPLCGKSLDLLWLAGQGYRVLGVELSEKAVEDFFREQQLQPQISGEGGFKVYRAGAIELRCGDFFALSTNDVADCTALYDRAALIALPAPMRERYAAHLLNILPTGLRGLLVTLDYDQAQMPGPPFAVTDAEVQRLFGGDWTVQALEEQNVLSESGKFLQAGVTRLEERAYRLAGQ, from the coding sequence ATGCAGCCGGAGTTTTGGCACAAGAAGTGGGAATCGAACCAGATCGGCTTTCATCAGCCTGAGGTGAACCCTTATTTGCAGCGACATTGGTCCAATCTGGCAATCCCGGCGCAGTCGAGGGTACTGGTGCCGTTATGCGGTAAAAGCCTGGATCTGTTGTGGCTGGCCGGTCAGGGGTATCGGGTTCTCGGTGTCGAGCTGTCCGAGAAGGCTGTCGAGGACTTCTTCCGTGAGCAGCAATTGCAGCCGCAGATCAGCGGAGAGGGCGGCTTCAAGGTTTATCGGGCCGGGGCGATCGAGTTGAGGTGCGGGGATTTCTTCGCCTTGTCCACGAACGATGTGGCCGATTGTACGGCGCTGTATGACCGCGCGGCGCTGATTGCCTTGCCGGCGCCGATGCGTGAACGCTATGCGGCGCATTTGTTGAACATCCTGCCGACGGGGCTGCGTGGTTTGCTGGTCACGCTGGATTACGATCAGGCCCAGATGCCCGGACCACCGTTTGCAGTGACAGATGCCGAGGTGCAGCGGCTGTTCGGTGGTGACTGGACGGTGCAGGCGCTGGAGGAACAGAACGTGCTGAGCGAAAGCGGGAAGTTCCTGCAGGCGGGAGTGACAAGGCTGGAGGAGCGGGCGTACCGGCTGGCCGGTCAATAA
- a CDS encoding DODA-type extradiol aromatic ring-opening family dioxygenase has translation MFPSLFISHGSPMLALEPGASGPALARLAAELPRPKAIVIVSAHWESHELLVSSHPQPETWHDFGGFPRALFEVQYPAPGNPQLAQAVADLLTANNLPARLDPQRPFDHGVWVPLSLMYPQADIPVVQVSLPSRGGPALQTRVGQALAGLRDQGILLIGSGSITHNLRELDWHAGPESVEPWARDFRDWMIEKLAANDEATLHAYRQQAPNAVRSHPSDEHLLPLYFARGAGGDFSIAHQGFTMGALGMDIYRFG, from the coding sequence ATGTTTCCCAGCCTGTTTATCTCTCACGGCTCGCCCATGCTGGCGCTGGAGCCCGGTGCCAGCGGCCCGGCCCTGGCGCGCCTGGCCGCCGAACTGCCACGCCCGAAAGCCATTGTCATCGTTTCCGCCCATTGGGAAAGCCATGAACTGCTGGTCAGCAGCCATCCGCAACCGGAAACCTGGCACGATTTCGGCGGCTTCCCCCGCGCATTGTTTGAAGTGCAGTACCCGGCACCGGGAAATCCGCAATTGGCGCAAGCGGTCGCCGATCTGCTGACCGCCAACAACCTGCCGGCACGCCTCGACCCGCAACGCCCCTTCGACCACGGTGTGTGGGTGCCGCTTTCGCTGATGTATCCGCAAGCCGACATCCCGGTGGTTCAGGTGTCCCTGCCCAGCCGTGGCGGCCCGGCGTTGCAGACCCGCGTGGGCCAGGCGCTGGCCGGCCTGCGCGATCAGGGCATTCTGCTGATCGGTTCCGGCAGCATCACCCATAACCTGCGTGAGCTGGACTGGCATGCCGGGCCGGAAAGCGTCGAGCCGTGGGCGCGGGATTTCCGCGACTGGATGATCGAAAAGCTGGCGGCCAATGATGAAGCCACCCTGCACGCTTACCGCCAGCAGGCACCGAACGCCGTGCGCAGCCATCCGAGTGATGAACACCTGTTGCCGCTGTACTTTGCCCGTGGCGCGGGCGGCGACTTCAGCATTGCGCACCAAGGGTTCACCATGGGCGCACTGGGCATGGACATCTACCGCTTCGGCTGA
- a CDS encoding DEAD/DEAH box helicase — MTQEIGGFAALELHPNIVAAVVATGYEEPSAIQQQSIPIILAGHDMIGQAQTGTGKTAAFALPILHRIDPSKREPQALILAPTRELALQVATAFETYAKQMPGVTVVAVYGGAPMGPQLKAIRNGAQIVVATPGRLCDHLRRDEKVLQTVNHLVLDEADEMLKLGFMDDLEVIFKAMPETRQTVLFSATLPQSIRAIAERHLRDPKHVKIQSKTQTVTAIEQAHLLVHADQKTSAVLSLLEVEDFDALIMFVRTKQATLDLASALDAKGYKAAALNGDIAQNQRERVIDSLKDGRLDIVVATDVAARGLDVPRITHVFNVDMPYDPESYVHRIGRTGRAGREGRALLLVTPRERRMLQVIERVTGQKVAEVRLPDAQAVLDARIKKLTNSLSPLVADAESTHGDLLDRLTADIGCTPRALAAALLRKATNGQALNLAAIEKERPLVPNSAPRGDRPERSGDRPDRGDRERRAPMPLGEGRARCRTALGARDGIAAKNLLGAILNEGGLAREAIGRIQVRDSFSLVELPEDGLDKLLTKLKDTRVAGKQLKLRRYRED; from the coding sequence ATGACCCAGGAAATCGGCGGCTTCGCCGCTCTTGAACTTCATCCCAATATTGTCGCTGCAGTAGTCGCTACCGGCTATGAAGAGCCTTCGGCCATTCAGCAGCAGTCGATCCCGATCATCCTCGCCGGTCACGATATGATTGGTCAGGCGCAAACCGGTACCGGTAAAACCGCTGCCTTTGCCCTGCCTATCCTGCACCGCATTGATCCGTCCAAGCGCGAGCCGCAAGCTCTGATCCTGGCCCCAACTCGTGAGTTGGCGCTACAAGTTGCAACCGCTTTCGAAACCTACGCCAAGCAAATGCCGGGCGTAACTGTTGTGGCTGTCTACGGCGGCGCGCCGATGGGCCCACAATTGAAAGCAATCCGTAATGGCGCACAGATCGTTGTCGCCACTCCGGGCCGTCTGTGCGACCATCTGCGTCGCGACGAAAAAGTGCTGCAGACCGTGAACCACCTGGTTCTCGACGAAGCAGACGAAATGCTCAAACTGGGCTTCATGGACGACCTCGAAGTCATCTTCAAGGCCATGCCGGAAACCCGTCAGACCGTATTGTTCTCGGCGACCCTGCCGCAATCGATCCGTGCCATCGCCGAGCGTCACCTGCGCGATCCAAAGCACGTGAAGATTCAGAGCAAGACTCAGACCGTTACCGCGATCGAACAGGCTCACCTGTTGGTTCACGCTGACCAGAAGACTTCTGCCGTTCTCAGCCTGCTGGAAGTGGAAGACTTCGACGCTCTGATCATGTTCGTGCGCACCAAGCAAGCGACCCTGGATCTGGCCAGCGCCCTCGACGCCAAAGGCTACAAAGCCGCAGCGTTGAACGGCGACATCGCCCAGAACCAGCGTGAGCGCGTGATCGACTCGCTGAAAGATGGCCGTCTGGACATCGTTGTGGCGACCGACGTTGCCGCCCGTGGTCTGGACGTTCCGCGCATCACCCACGTATTCAACGTGGACATGCCGTACGATCCGGAATCCTACGTGCACCGTATCGGCCGTACCGGCCGTGCCGGTCGCGAAGGCCGCGCGCTGCTGCTGGTGACTCCGCGTGAGCGCCGCATGCTGCAGGTGATCGAGCGTGTGACCGGTCAGAAAGTTGCCGAAGTGCGTCTGCCGGACGCCCAGGCCGTTCTCGATGCCCGCATCAAGAAACTGACCAACAGCCTGTCGCCGCTGGTGGCTGACGCCGAATCGACTCACGGTGATCTGCTGGATCGCCTGACTGCCGACATCGGTTGCACCCCGCGTGCCCTGGCTGCCGCTCTGCTGCGCAAGGCCACCAATGGTCAGGCGCTGAACCTGGCAGCGATCGAGAAGGAACGTCCACTGGTGCCGAACAGCGCTCCACGTGGTGACCGTCCTGAGCGTTCCGGTGATCGTCCGGACCGTGGTGATCGCGAGCGTCGTGCGCCAATGCCGCTGGGCGAAGGCCGTGCCCGTTGCCGTACCGCGCTGGGCGCGCGTGACGGTATCGCGGCGAAAAACCTGCTGGGCGCCATCCTCAATGAAGGTGGTCTGGCGCGTGAAGCCATCGGTCGCATCCAGGTGCGTGACAGCTTCAGCCTCGTCGAGTTGCCGGAAGATGGTCTGGACAAGCTCCTGACCAAGCTGAAGGACACTCGCGTTGCCGGCAAGCAGTTGAAGCTGCGTCGCTACCGCGAAGATTGA
- a CDS encoding spermidine synthase, giving the protein MTEERVELLLAEVQDEFGVIRVLEVADYRFLEFGDAIEQSCVFTADPSWLEYDYTRAMLIGALCHEQPESALFLGLGAGTLTQACLKFLPLEDVEAIELRPDVPRLAIEYLGLDDDPRLYIRVGDAIELLPTAEPADLIFVDLYTDVGPGAAHLAWNFLGDCQKRLNPGGWLVINQWATDDGKPLGAALLRGLYHRHYWELPVKEGNVILIVPADLDQVLDMQALTARAEALAPKLGYSLQSLINCIRPAT; this is encoded by the coding sequence ATGACTGAGGAGCGCGTCGAGCTGTTGCTCGCCGAGGTACAGGATGAGTTCGGCGTGATTCGCGTGCTGGAAGTGGCCGACTACCGCTTTCTGGAGTTCGGCGATGCCATCGAGCAAAGCTGTGTGTTTACCGCCGACCCGAGCTGGCTGGAGTACGACTACACCCGGGCGATGCTGATCGGCGCGCTGTGCCATGAGCAACCGGAGAGTGCGTTGTTTCTTGGGCTGGGCGCGGGGACGCTGACCCAGGCCTGCCTCAAGTTCCTGCCACTGGAAGATGTCGAAGCCATCGAGCTGCGCCCCGATGTGCCGCGTCTGGCAATCGAGTATCTCGGGCTGGATGACGATCCGCGTCTGTACATCCGCGTTGGCGATGCAATCGAACTGCTGCCGACGGCAGAACCGGCGGATCTGATTTTCGTCGACCTCTACACCGATGTCGGCCCGGGCGCCGCGCACCTTGCGTGGAACTTCCTTGGTGACTGTCAGAAACGTCTGAATCCCGGTGGCTGGCTGGTGATCAACCAGTGGGCCACCGATGACGGCAAACCCTTGGGCGCGGCGCTGTTGCGCGGGCTCTATCACCGCCATTACTGGGAGCTGCCGGTGAAGGAGGGCAACGTGATTCTGATCGTGCCGGCGGATCTCGATCAGGTGCTGGACATGCAGGCGCTTACCGCGCGAGCTGAAGCGCTGGCGCCGAAGCTGGGTTATTCGTTGCAGTCGTTGATCAACTGCATTCGTCCAGCGACTTGA
- a CDS encoding class II 3-deoxy-7-phosphoheptulonate synthase translates to MSQPWSPDSWRALPIQQQPRYPDAAHLRQVEQTLASYPPLVFAGEARELRRQFAEVTQGRAFLLQGGDCAESFAEFSAAKIRDTFKVLLQMAIVMTFAAGCPVVKVGRMAGQFAKPRSANDETIDGVTLPAYRGDIVNGIGFDSASRVPDPERLLQSYHQSTATLNLLRAFAQGGFADLHQVHKWNLDFIANSALAEKYSHLADRIDETLAFMRACGMDSSPQLRETSFFTAHEALLLNYEEAFVRRDSLTNDYYDCSAHMLWIGDRTRQLDGAHVEFLRGVNNPIGVKVGPSMNPDDLIRLIDVLNPDNDPGRLNLIARMGANKVGDHLPALIRAVQREGKQVLWSSDPMHGNTIKASSGYKTRDFAQILGEVKQFFQVHEAEGSYAGGIHIEMTGQNVTECIGGARPITEDGLSDRYHTHCDPRMNADQSLELAFLIAETLKQVRR, encoded by the coding sequence ATGAGCCAACCCTGGAGCCCTGACAGCTGGCGCGCCCTGCCGATCCAGCAACAACCCCGATACCCCGACGCCGCGCATCTGCGCCAGGTCGAGCAGACCCTGGCCAGTTATCCGCCGCTGGTGTTTGCCGGCGAAGCGCGGGAGCTGCGTCGTCAGTTTGCCGAAGTCACCCAGGGCCGGGCGTTCCTGCTGCAGGGCGGCGATTGCGCGGAAAGCTTTGCCGAATTCTCCGCCGCGAAAATCCGCGACACCTTCAAAGTGCTGCTGCAAATGGCGATCGTCATGACCTTCGCCGCCGGTTGCCCGGTGGTCAAAGTCGGGCGCATGGCCGGCCAGTTCGCCAAGCCGCGTTCGGCCAACGACGAGACCATCGACGGCGTGACCCTGCCGGCCTACCGGGGCGACATCGTCAACGGCATCGGTTTCGACTCGGCCAGCCGCGTACCGGATCCGGAGCGTCTGCTGCAGTCCTATCACCAGTCCACCGCCACCCTCAACCTGCTGCGTGCCTTCGCCCAGGGCGGTTTTGCCGACCTGCATCAGGTGCACAAGTGGAACCTGGACTTCATCGCCAACTCGGCGCTGGCGGAGAAGTACAGCCACCTCGCCGACCGCATCGATGAAACCCTGGCCTTCATGCGTGCCTGTGGCATGGACAGCTCTCCACAACTGCGCGAGACCAGTTTCTTCACGGCCCACGAAGCGCTGCTGCTGAACTACGAAGAAGCCTTCGTGCGCCGCGACAGCCTGACCAACGATTACTACGATTGCTCGGCGCACATGCTGTGGATCGGCGACCGCACCCGTCAGCTCGACGGCGCCCACGTCGAGTTCCTGCGCGGGGTGAACAACCCGATCGGGGTGAAAGTCGGCCCGAGCATGAACCCCGACGACCTGATCCGCCTGATCGACGTGCTCAACCCGGACAACGATCCGGGCCGCCTGAACCTGATCGCACGGATGGGTGCGAACAAGGTCGGCGATCACCTGCCGGCGCTGATCCGCGCGGTACAGCGCGAAGGTAAGCAGGTGCTGTGGAGTTCCGACCCGATGCACGGCAACACCATCAAGGCCAGCAGCGGCTACAAGACCCGCGACTTCGCGCAGATCCTTGGAGAAGTGAAGCAGTTCTTCCAGGTCCACGAAGCCGAAGGCAGCTACGCCGGCGGCATCCACATCGAAATGACCGGGCAGAACGTCACCGAGTGCATCGGTGGCGCGCGGCCGATTACTGAAGATGGCTTGTCGGATCGCTATCACACCCATTGCGACCCACGGATGAACGCCGATCAGTCGCTGGAACTGGCGTTCCTGATTGCCGAGACGCTGAAGCAAGTTCGCCGTTAA